Proteins found in one Halobaculum sp. MBLA0147 genomic segment:
- a CDS encoding DHHA1 domain-containing protein, protein MTLGEVDPDPSPETPPVPELADRAAACAERLAAADEVLLASHIDADGLTSAAVASTALRRAGLPFETTFFDQLDEAAVAQVAATDYDTVLFTDFGSGQLDAIVPHEAAGAFTPVIADHHQPADAETEFHLNPLLVGLDGASELSGAGAAYVLARALEDAAGSPATTAPRADGGTTALAGGPTAGPPPTDNRDLAGLAVVGAVGDMQDSDGGLTGANRRIVAEGVAAGVLEEQTDIAMYGRQTRPLPKLFEYASDVRIPGISNDEHGAIEFLQETGVDLKVDDEWRRWVDLDGDERQTVASALLRRAVASGVPSDQVEQLIGTTYVLADEEPGTELRDVSEFSTLLNATARYERADVGLAVCLGDRDAALERARTLLRQHRRNLSEGVELVQTEGVTTADHVQWFDAGTRIRETIVGIVAGMAMGGDGISRSRPILAFAEKTESEVKVSARGTHRLVRRGLDLSTVMSEAAAAVDGEGGGHDVAAGATIPAESRDAFLARVDEIVGRQLGDDSVSTE, encoded by the coding sequence ATGACCCTGGGCGAAGTCGACCCCGACCCGTCGCCGGAGACGCCGCCGGTCCCCGAGCTCGCGGACCGTGCGGCGGCGTGTGCCGAGCGACTGGCGGCCGCGGACGAGGTGTTGCTCGCGTCGCACATCGACGCCGACGGGCTGACGAGCGCCGCGGTCGCCTCGACCGCGCTGCGGCGCGCCGGGCTGCCGTTCGAGACGACGTTCTTCGACCAACTGGACGAGGCCGCGGTCGCGCAGGTGGCCGCGACCGACTACGACACCGTCCTGTTCACCGACTTCGGCAGCGGCCAGTTGGACGCCATCGTCCCCCACGAGGCGGCAGGTGCGTTCACGCCGGTGATCGCGGACCACCACCAGCCCGCCGACGCCGAGACGGAGTTCCACCTCAATCCACTCCTCGTGGGACTCGACGGCGCCTCGGAGCTGTCCGGTGCCGGCGCGGCGTACGTGCTCGCCCGGGCGTTGGAGGACGCGGCCGGCTCCCCGGCGACGACCGCGCCGCGGGCGGACGGCGGGACGACCGCCCTCGCCGGCGGACCGACCGCGGGCCCGCCGCCGACGGACAACCGCGACCTGGCGGGGTTGGCCGTCGTCGGGGCGGTCGGAGACATGCAAGACTCCGACGGGGGGTTGACCGGCGCGAACCGGCGGATCGTCGCCGAGGGCGTCGCGGCCGGGGTCCTCGAAGAACAGACGGACATCGCGATGTACGGCCGCCAGACGCGTCCGTTGCCGAAACTGTTCGAGTACGCGAGCGACGTGCGGATTCCCGGGATCTCGAACGACGAACACGGGGCGATCGAGTTCCTCCAGGAGACCGGGGTCGACCTGAAGGTCGACGACGAGTGGCGCCGGTGGGTGGACCTGGACGGCGACGAGCGCCAGACCGTGGCGAGCGCGCTGTTGCGGCGCGCGGTCGCGTCCGGTGTCCCCTCCGACCAGGTCGAGCAGTTGATCGGGACGACGTACGTCCTCGCGGACGAGGAGCCGGGGACGGAGTTACGTGACGTGAGCGAGTTCTCGACGCTGTTGAACGCCACCGCGCGCTACGAGCGCGCCGATGTGGGACTGGCGGTGTGTCTCGGCGACCGCGACGCGGCGCTGGAACGGGCGCGGACGCTGTTGCGGCAACACCGCCGGAACCTCTCGGAGGGTGTCGAGTTGGTCCAGACGGAGGGCGTGACGACGGCGGATCACGTCCAGTGGTTCGACGCCGGCACACGGATCAGAGAGACGATCGTCGGGATCGTCGCCGGAATGGCGATGGGGGGTGACGGCATCTCGCGCTCGCGACCGATCCTGGCGTTCGCGGAGAAGACGGAGTCGGAGGTGAAGGTGTCCGCCCGTGGGACACACCGACTCGTCCGCCGTGGACTGGACCTCTCGACCGTGATGAGCGAGGCCGCCGCGGCGGTCGACGGGGAAGGCGGCGGGCACGACGTGGCCGCGGGGGCGACGATCCCGGCCGAGAGCCGGGACGCGTTCCTCGCGCGCGTCGACGAGATCGTCGGGCGCCAACTCGGCGACGACTCTGTGTCGACCGAGTGA
- a CDS encoding ATP-binding protein, with translation MTDTRRGPFAPEGPIGVLHVDDDESFAETLDRFLADVIGGFSVHHVETAEAALDALDDLEDAVDCVVSDYQMAGMDGLAFSEAVRERRPDLPFVLLTARGSEAVAREAVEAAVTSYLPKRGDRDGFRRLAERIEEAVRERHARVSRREVFDRAGVGLTVRTVDDGTLLAVNDRYCEILGYDRETLLSTPVDELVADETVAEAETDTEEVWTETDAGEAQAETDAGEAQVETPTPDGTRRRAAFETAVADGAGRETWPIRDADGERVWLDVRYEIAEIGGRERVLGTLHDVTARRRRERELQREKDRIEALHDAATRIEACESSEAVYEEIVRAAEQILAFDIVIADSVEDGVLVPEAISSAISEDQYYETTPIDAEDNIAAAVYRSGEPSVVDDISTRAATPASTEFHSVLTVPIGDVGVFQAVSRAVGAFDDTDLELVELLVAHGRETLSRLDRERELRERTEALRREKERSEVFGSVVSHDLRNPLNVATGHLELARETHGDDEHLAAVASALDRMEAITEDVLTLAREDATVEETEPVQLAALVAGCWDNVDTREATLSVAVPEEATLAADPRRLRHVLENLFRNAVEHGAADVRIEVGLLANGAGGWDGFYVADDGPGIPSADRDAVFDPGYSTTEGGTGFGLAIVQQMAAAHGWTTTATASDAGGARFEFADAAVTHPDASPTDDETR, from the coding sequence ATGACAGACACACGACGAGGCCCGTTCGCGCCCGAGGGACCGATCGGTGTGCTCCACGTCGACGACGACGAGTCGTTCGCCGAGACACTCGATCGCTTCCTCGCCGACGTGATCGGCGGGTTCAGTGTCCACCACGTCGAGACGGCAGAGGCGGCGCTCGACGCGCTCGACGACCTGGAGGACGCGGTCGACTGCGTCGTGAGCGACTACCAGATGGCGGGGATGGACGGCCTCGCGTTCTCGGAGGCGGTCCGCGAGCGGCGGCCGGACCTCCCGTTCGTCCTGCTCACGGCACGTGGCTCCGAGGCGGTCGCACGCGAGGCCGTCGAGGCGGCCGTGACGAGCTACCTCCCGAAGCGAGGTGATCGAGACGGGTTCCGCCGACTCGCCGAGCGGATCGAGGAGGCGGTCCGGGAGCGCCACGCCCGCGTCAGCCGCCGCGAGGTGTTCGACCGCGCGGGTGTCGGGCTCACGGTCAGGACCGTCGACGACGGCACCCTCCTGGCGGTCAACGACCGCTACTGCGAGATTCTCGGGTACGACCGCGAGACGCTGCTGTCGACACCCGTCGACGAACTCGTAGCCGACGAGACGGTCGCGGAGGCGGAGACAGACACGGAGGAAGTGTGGACGGAGACGGACGCGGGTGAGGCGCAGGCGGAGACGGACGCGGGTGAGGCGCAGGTGGAGACACCGACACCCGACGGCACACGGCGCCGGGCGGCGTTCGAGACGGCCGTCGCGGACGGCGCCGGTCGGGAGACGTGGCCGATCCGGGACGCCGACGGCGAGCGGGTGTGGCTGGACGTACGCTACGAGATCGCCGAGATCGGCGGCCGCGAGCGGGTCCTCGGGACGCTCCACGACGTGACCGCCCGGCGGCGACGCGAGCGGGAACTCCAGCGGGAGAAAGACCGGATCGAGGCGCTCCACGACGCGGCGACGCGGATCGAGGCCTGCGAGTCGTCCGAGGCGGTGTACGAGGAGATCGTCCGGGCCGCCGAACAGATTCTCGCGTTCGACATCGTAATCGCCGACTCCGTCGAGGACGGGGTGCTCGTCCCGGAGGCGATCTCCTCGGCGATCTCGGAGGACCAGTACTACGAGACCACGCCGATCGACGCCGAGGACAACATCGCTGCGGCGGTGTACCGCAGCGGCGAGCCGTCCGTCGTCGACGACATCTCGACGCGCGCGGCGACCCCGGCGAGTACGGAGTTCCACTCCGTGTTGACGGTCCCGATCGGCGACGTGGGGGTGTTCCAGGCGGTCTCGCGTGCGGTCGGCGCCTTCGACGACACGGATCTGGAGCTCGTCGAACTGCTCGTCGCACACGGTCGCGAGACGCTGTCGCGACTCGATCGCGAGCGGGAACTCCGCGAACGGACCGAGGCACTCCGTCGCGAGAAGGAGCGGTCGGAGGTGTTCGGCAGCGTCGTCTCCCACGACCTCCGGAACCCGCTGAACGTCGCGACGGGACACCTCGAGTTGGCACGCGAGACGCACGGCGACGACGAGCACCTCGCCGCGGTGGCGTCGGCGCTCGACCGGATGGAGGCGATCACCGAGGACGTACTCACACTGGCCCGCGAGGACGCGACCGTCGAGGAGACGGAGCCGGTGCAGTTGGCGGCGCTCGTGGCCGGCTGTTGGGACAACGTCGACACCCGGGAGGCGACGCTGTCGGTGGCAGTCCCCGAGGAGGCGACGCTAGCGGCCGACCCGCGGCGACTCCGACACGTCCTCGAGAACCTGTTCCGCAACGCCGTCGAACACGGGGCCGCGGACGTCCGGATCGAGGTCGGCCTGCTCGCGAACGGGGCCGGAGGGTGGGACGGGTTCTACGTCGCCGACGACGGCCCGGGGATTCCGTCGGCGGATCGCGACGCGGTGTTCGACCCCGGCTACTCGACCACGGAGGGAGGCACCGGCTTCGGACTCGCCATCGTCCAGCAGATGGCGGCCGCACACGGGTGGACGACGACCGCGACGGCCAGCGACGCCGGCGGCGCGCGCTTCGAGTTCGCCGACGCCGCCGTCACCCACCCGGACGCGTCACCCACCGACGACGAGACCCGGTGA
- a CDS encoding HalX domain-containing protein gives MTRSVLVVEDEPQVAELYRSYLVDDYEVAIAETGEEALSVVGPETDAVLLDRRLPDRPGADVLAEIRDRGLDCRVAMVTAVEPDTDIVEMGFDLYLVKPATRDDIRDVVSRLETRAEYDDTLQELASLVTKRSLLETERTAAELDGSAEYHELLDRIRSLQSELDDLSTAFSPDDYRLLFREIGEDAEPDGD, from the coding sequence GTGACTCGGAGCGTACTCGTCGTCGAGGACGAGCCGCAGGTGGCGGAGCTGTACCGGAGCTACCTCGTGGACGACTACGAGGTGGCCATCGCCGAGACGGGCGAGGAGGCGCTGTCGGTCGTCGGTCCCGAGACGGACGCGGTGCTGTTGGACCGGCGCCTGCCGGACAGGCCCGGCGCAGACGTGCTCGCGGAGATCCGCGACCGCGGACTCGACTGTCGCGTCGCGATGGTCACCGCAGTCGAACCCGACACGGACATCGTCGAGATGGGGTTCGACCTCTACCTGGTGAAGCCCGCGACCCGCGACGACATCCGCGACGTGGTCTCGCGGCTGGAGACGCGTGCCGAGTACGACGACACGCTCCAGGAGCTCGCCTCGCTCGTCACCAAGCGGTCGTTGCTGGAGACGGAACGGACCGCCGCCGAGTTGGACGGCAGCGCCGAGTACCACGAACTGCTCGACCGCATCCGGTCGCTCCAGTCGGAACTCGACGACCTCTCGACCGCGTTCTCGCCGGACGACTACCGTCTCCTCTTCCGCGAGATCGGCGAGGACGCCGAGCCCGACGGCGACTGA
- a CDS encoding MGMT family protein gives MTLTADDTGVYARQSDRLDGVVQVGTASGRVVAVSFPTTVPDDAASDGAVLDRLFAYLAGEEDDFRDVTVALTVPTAQRAVLEAVRNVPYGQTVDLDRVATMAAGIDPDDEADRETVQTALRENPVPILVPDHRVRGFAGATPTAVASTLREIEGIRL, from the coding sequence GTGACACTCACAGCGGACGACACCGGTGTGTACGCGCGCCAGTCCGACCGCCTCGACGGAGTCGTCCAGGTCGGCACCGCGAGCGGACGGGTGGTCGCGGTCTCGTTCCCGACCACGGTGCCCGACGACGCCGCGTCGGACGGGGCGGTGTTGGATCGACTGTTCGCGTACCTCGCCGGTGAGGAGGACGACTTCCGTGACGTGACGGTCGCGCTCACGGTCCCGACGGCCCAGCGTGCCGTCCTCGAGGCGGTCCGGAACGTCCCCTACGGCCAGACAGTGGACTTGGACCGGGTGGCGACGATGGCCGCCGGGATCGACCCGGACGACGAGGCGGATCGCGAGACGGTCCAGACGGCGCTGCGCGAGAACCCCGTCCCGATCCTCGTCCCGGACCACCGCGTCCGCGGATTCGCCGGCGCGACGCCGACGGCCGTCGCGTCGACGCTCCGCGAGATCGAGGGGATTCGGCTGTGA
- a CDS encoding alkaline phosphatase family protein produces the protein MTDEIEDGEEGTPSSAADTTATRPGERRDGYVTPAWGGRCFARVPGTVGDALGVDVGRSLPPETLPDGSFDRVVLLLIDGLGRDRFHDARESVSLFDRLARAGETTGLTSVYPSETAAAITTVHTGRTPSEHGLLGWNLHLPSVGRTCQTLPFVTRPADDARRDAAAAGADPWTVSPAALDREARDLGEATDGAVEGRTLFDGDTVYQRLAERGVICHTVQPSRIVGGGYGSLATRGAESHGVDSVAGFAVETRRRVASLADADERGYVYAYWPNVDGAAHAEGTTAAPYRAELAAVAGAVERELDVLAADLAGPGGAADDTLLLLTADHGHLDSDPTASVDLSSYPEVWDNLATHDDGRPVLPTGGPRNLHLHLADGTRETVRAALDDAPFAARIYDGETAVDEGLFGPGEVSPKLRERVGDLVVVPREVGVWFGDEGRKLAFVGQHGGQHPDEMDVPFLACSLSEFAATA, from the coding sequence GTGACCGACGAGATCGAGGACGGCGAGGAGGGGACGCCGTCGAGTGCCGCCGACACGACCGCCACACGACCCGGGGAGCGACGGGACGGCTACGTCACGCCGGCGTGGGGTGGCCGCTGTTTCGCCCGGGTCCCCGGGACGGTCGGCGACGCGCTCGGCGTCGACGTGGGCCGCTCGCTCCCGCCCGAGACACTCCCCGACGGCTCCTTCGACCGCGTGGTGTTGCTACTGATCGACGGACTCGGACGCGACCGCTTCCACGACGCCCGCGAGTCCGTGTCGTTGTTCGACCGTCTCGCTCGTGCCGGGGAGACGACGGGGCTCACCTCCGTCTACCCCTCGGAGACGGCCGCGGCGATCACCACCGTCCACACCGGGCGGACGCCGTCGGAACACGGCCTGCTCGGGTGGAACCTCCACCTCCCGAGTGTCGGCCGCACCTGCCAGACGCTCCCGTTCGTGACGCGGCCCGCCGACGACGCGCGACGGGACGCGGCGGCGGCAGGTGCAGACCCGTGGACGGTCTCGCCCGCGGCGTTGGACCGCGAGGCACGCGACCTCGGCGAGGCGACGGACGGCGCCGTCGAGGGACGGACGCTGTTCGACGGCGACACCGTGTACCAGCGACTGGCAGAGCGAGGCGTGATCTGTCACACCGTCCAACCGTCTCGGATCGTCGGCGGCGGGTACGGGAGTCTCGCGACGCGGGGTGCCGAGAGCCACGGTGTCGACTCCGTCGCGGGGTTCGCCGTGGAGACGCGACGGCGGGTCGCGTCGCTCGCGGACGCCGACGAGCGGGGGTACGTGTACGCCTACTGGCCGAACGTCGACGGCGCGGCCCACGCCGAGGGGACGACCGCGGCGCCGTACCGCGCGGAACTGGCGGCTGTAGCCGGCGCCGTCGAGCGGGAACTGGACGTGCTCGCCGCCGACCTCGCCGGACCCGGCGGGGCGGCCGACGACACCCTGCTCCTCCTGACGGCAGACCACGGCCACCTCGACAGTGACCCGACCGCGAGCGTCGACCTGTCCTCGTACCCCGAGGTCTGGGACAACCTCGCGACACACGACGACGGACGCCCGGTGTTGCCGACCGGTGGACCGCGGAACCTCCACCTCCACCTCGCGGACGGCACCCGTGAGACGGTGCGAGCGGCACTCGACGACGCCCCGTTCGCGGCGCGGATCTACGACGGGGAGACCGCCGTCGACGAGGGGTTGTTCGGGCCGGGCGAGGTATCACCGAAGCTCCGCGAGCGCGTCGGCGACCTGGTGGTCGTCCCGCGCGAGGTCGGCGTCTGGTTCGGCGACGAGGGGCGGAAACTGGCGTTCGTCGGGCAACACGGCGGGCAACACCCGGACGAGATGGACGTGCCGTTTCTCGCGTGTTCCCTGTCGGAGTTCGCCGCGACGGCGTGA
- a CDS encoding RAD55 family ATPase produces the protein MVETVETGVTGLDEILNGGLVKDSTVLVSGNPGTGKSLFGIQYLHTGVSEHDERGIYISFEEDAEAIREAATSIGFDDFDEMVEAGDIKIYDKTEMLRESDFNATLDTLLEDFADTSYDRLVLDSLTMFQLFFDDEAEERTYLLKFSDILKRNGLTSLLINEQGAVFPETEIGLENFLTDGNIYLIQTPTEDGVNRYAWVAKMRKQDIDTDIFPMEIAEGGLTVYDKASGFSMMGGDDPAAGF, from the coding sequence ATGGTCGAGACGGTCGAGACAGGCGTCACGGGACTGGACGAGATTCTCAACGGTGGGTTGGTGAAAGACTCGACGGTACTCGTCAGCGGGAACCCCGGCACCGGGAAGAGTCTCTTCGGGATCCAGTACCTCCACACTGGGGTGAGCGAACACGACGAACGCGGCATCTACATCTCCTTCGAGGAGGACGCCGAGGCGATCCGAGAGGCAGCGACCTCTATCGGCTTCGACGACTTCGACGAGATGGTCGAGGCCGGCGACATCAAGATCTACGACAAGACGGAGATGCTCAGAGAGAGCGACTTCAACGCGACGCTCGACACCCTACTGGAGGACTTCGCCGACACGAGCTACGACCGACTCGTGTTGGACTCGCTGACGATGTTCCAGTTGTTCTTCGACGACGAGGCCGAGGAGCGCACGTACCTGTTGAAGTTCTCCGACATCCTCAAACGGAACGGACTCACGTCGCTGTTGATCAACGAACAGGGTGCGGTGTTCCCCGAGACGGAGATCGGGCTGGAGAACTTCCTGACCGACGGGAACATCTACCTCATACAGACGCCGACGGAAGACGGCGTCAACCGCTACGCGTGGGTCGCGAAGATGCGGAAACAGGACATCGACACGGACATCTTCCCGATGGAGATCGCCGAGGGCGGCCTCACCGTCTACGACAAGGCCAGTGGCTTCTCGATGATGGGCGGGGACGACCCGGCCGCTGGCTTCTGA
- a CDS encoding homoserine kinase has product MVTVRAPATSANLGSGFDTFGVALETPADVVHVERAAETTISVTGTGARYIPETPADNTVGAVAAALDAPARIEIDKGVRPSSGMGSSAASAAAAAVALNELYDRGYTRRELVAVAAEGEAVVSGAAHADNVAPALLGGFTITRPDGTTVVDASLRLVVGLPEDPISTRDAREAVPESLSLADHVETVRNAATLAVGMCRSDPHLVGRGLDDPVVTPARAALVEGYERARREALSAGATGVTVSGAGPSVVAVTTSDRQRAVASALVDGFDAAGVDARAFRSGVGDGARILDR; this is encoded by the coding sequence ATGGTCACAGTCCGGGCCCCGGCGACGAGCGCGAACCTCGGGAGTGGGTTCGACACCTTCGGCGTCGCCTTGGAGACGCCGGCAGACGTGGTCCACGTCGAGCGGGCGGCGGAGACGACGATCTCCGTCACGGGGACCGGCGCGCGGTACATCCCGGAGACGCCCGCGGACAACACCGTCGGCGCGGTGGCGGCGGCGCTGGACGCTCCCGCACGGATCGAGATCGACAAGGGGGTCCGTCCGTCCTCCGGGATGGGGTCGTCGGCGGCCTCCGCGGCGGCCGCCGCGGTCGCGTTGAACGAACTGTACGATCGCGGGTACACGCGACGGGAGCTCGTCGCCGTCGCCGCCGAGGGAGAGGCGGTCGTCTCCGGGGCCGCACACGCCGACAACGTCGCCCCGGCGCTGCTCGGCGGGTTCACGATCACGCGCCCCGACGGCACCACGGTCGTGGACGCGTCGCTCCGGTTGGTCGTCGGACTCCCCGAGGATCCGATCTCGACGCGCGACGCCCGCGAGGCGGTGCCGGAGTCGCTGTCGCTCGCCGACCACGTCGAGACGGTCCGTAACGCGGCGACGCTCGCGGTGGGGATGTGTCGCTCCGATCCCCACCTCGTCGGTCGCGGGCTCGACGATCCGGTCGTCACACCGGCGCGCGCGGCGCTCGTCGAGGGGTACGAGCGCGCCCGCCGCGAGGCGCTGTCGGCGGGCGCGACCGGCGTGACGGTGAGCGGTGCCGGACCGTCGGTGGTGGCCGTCACCACGTCGGACCGGCAACGCGCGGTGGCGTCGGCGCTCGTCGACGGGTTCGACGCGGCCGGCGTCGACGCGCGGGCGTTCCGCAGCGGCGTCGGTGACGGCGCGCGGATTCTCGACCGGTAA
- a CDS encoding thiol-disulfide oxidoreductase DCC family protein, translating to MTDDTDSVGGGSGAERGTSDEAGAAAVDAESVLAAVDGPILLFDGVCNLCNGTVRFVVDHDSTGRVSFAPLQSPVGRALLDHVGLPTDTLDSVVLLEGERYWRKSDAALRVARYLDAPLPAASVLEAVPEPIRNAAYDMVADHRYRVFGRKDRCPVPDPETRERFLDGSFPAE from the coding sequence GTGACAGACGACACAGACTCCGTGGGCGGCGGGTCGGGAGCCGAGCGCGGCACGTCGGACGAGGCAGGGGCGGCCGCGGTCGACGCCGAGTCGGTGTTGGCGGCCGTCGACGGCCCGATCCTGCTGTTCGACGGCGTCTGCAACCTGTGTAACGGGACCGTGCGGTTCGTCGTCGACCACGACAGTACCGGACGGGTGTCGTTCGCGCCGTTGCAGTCACCCGTCGGACGCGCACTGTTGGACCACGTCGGGTTGCCGACGGACACGCTCGACTCCGTCGTGTTGCTGGAGGGCGAGCGGTACTGGCGGAAGTCCGACGCAGCCCTGCGGGTGGCGCGGTACCTCGACGCGCCGCTCCCGGCCGCGAGCGTGCTCGAGGCGGTGCCGGAACCGATCCGGAACGCCGCCTACGACATGGTCGCGGACCACCGCTACCGCGTGTTCGGGCGGAAGGACCGGTGTCCGGTACCGGACCCGGAGACACGCGAGCGGTTCCTCGACGGGTCGTTCCCCGCAGAGTGA
- the hemB gene encoding porphobilinogen synthase: MRRDRPRRLRTDGLRPLVSETTLSPTDLIAPVFVDATTDERVPIESMPGHERVPVAEAVARVEEIRETGVEAVILFGVPESKDERGSRAYAEDGVVQRATRRIAAETDAYVITDVCLCEYTDHGHCGVLEPDAASDPTLTVDNDETLDLLRRTAVSHAEAGADMVAPSSMTDGMVAAIREGLDEAGHESVAITSYAAKYESAFYGPFRDAADGAPAFGDRRHYQMDPANAREARREVRLDDAEGADVLMVKPALPYLDVVAATREETDRPVAAYNVSGEYAMLHAAADRGWLDLAATAHESLLSIKRAGADLILTYFAEDVAERL, encoded by the coding sequence ATGCGACGAGACCGACCGCGTCGCCTCCGGACGGACGGGCTCCGCCCGCTCGTCTCGGAGACGACACTCTCGCCGACGGACCTCATCGCGCCCGTGTTCGTCGACGCGACGACGGACGAGCGCGTCCCCATCGAGTCGATGCCGGGCCACGAGCGCGTGCCGGTCGCGGAGGCGGTGGCACGCGTCGAGGAGATTCGCGAGACGGGTGTCGAGGCGGTGATCCTCTTCGGCGTCCCCGAGTCGAAAGACGAGCGCGGGTCGCGCGCCTACGCCGAGGACGGGGTGGTCCAGCGCGCGACGCGACGAATCGCCGCCGAGACGGACGCGTACGTGATCACCGACGTGTGTCTCTGCGAGTACACGGACCACGGCCACTGTGGCGTGTTGGAACCGGACGCCGCCTCCGACCCCACGCTCACCGTCGACAACGACGAGACGCTCGACCTGCTGCGTCGGACCGCCGTCTCGCACGCCGAGGCGGGCGCAGACATGGTCGCTCCATCGTCGATGACGGACGGGATGGTGGCGGCGATCCGCGAGGGACTCGACGAGGCGGGTCACGAGTCGGTGGCGATCACGAGCTACGCCGCGAAGTACGAGTCGGCGTTCTACGGCCCGTTCCGGGACGCGGCGGACGGCGCACCCGCGTTCGGTGACCGGCGACACTACCAGATGGACCCCGCGAACGCCCGCGAGGCGCGCCGCGAAGTCCGTCTCGACGACGCCGAGGGCGCGGACGTGTTGATGGTGAAACCCGCGCTCCCGTACCTCGACGTGGTGGCGGCGACACGCGAGGAGACGGACCGGCCGGTCGCGGCGTACAACGTCAGCGGGGAGTACGCGATGTTACACGCCGCCGCCGACCGCGGGTGGCTCGACCTCGCGGCGACCGCCCACGAGTCGCTCCTCTCGATCAAGCGGGCCGGCGCGGACCTGATCCTCACCTACTTCGCCGAGGACGTGGCCGAACGGCTGTGA